In Candidatus Methylomirabilota bacterium, the DNA window CCGATCCGCGTGGCCGAGGCCGAGGGCTACTTCACCCAGGAGGGGCTCGCCGTTACGCTGAAGACGACGCGCGCCGAGTCGGGCGCCGCCGAGGCGCTCGCTCAGGGCCAGGCCGACCTCGCGGCGACGACGCTCGAGGCGCTCCTGCGCTTCGGGCCGCGCCTGCCGGGTCAGACGCCGCGGCTCGTCTACGGGCTCAGCGCGGCGCCGCCCGTCGCCCTGCTGACCGCGATCCCCCACGCGCAGACCGTGCGCTCGGTCGAGGACCTCGCCGGCCTCCGCGTGGGCGTCACGACGCCGGGCGCCCCCGAGCACGCCTGGTTCGGCTGGCTCCTGGCCCGGCACGGCGTGAGTCTCGCCGACGTCCACCTCCTGAGCGTGGGCGCGCGCGGCCTCGTCGGCGCGATCGACTCGGGCGAGCTCCATGCGGCGCTCGTCCCCGAGCCCCTCGCGAGCCGGCTCATCGGCGAGGGCCGGGCGAAGCTCCTCGCCGACTTCCGCACCCCCGCGGCGGTCGCCGCGGCCCTCGGCAAGCAGACGGTCAACGCAGCTCTCTTCGTCCGCGCCGACCGGCGCCCGCGGGATTCCGTGCTTACCGCCCTCGCGAAAGCGCTCCTCGCCGCGGAGGAGCGCATCCGCACGGCGAGCGCCTCGGCGCTCGCCGCGAAGCTCGACCGGCGCGTGACCGGCGCCCAGGACGAGTTCGAGGCGCGGCTCGAGACGGCGCGCGCGTGCGCCATCGCCGACGGGCGCGTGACCGTCGAGGACGTCGAGCAGACGGTCACGATCGTCCGGGCCCACACGCCGCTCCCCGCCACGCTCCGGATCCCGCGCCCCGAGCACATGCTTCACCCCGAGCCCCTCCAGAAGGCGCTCAAGGCGCGCGCGGCGCGCTGACGGGCACGCCGAACCCCTCGAGCAGCTCGCGCGTCTCCTCGAGGGGGAGCCCCACGACGTTGCTGTAGGAGCCGTCGAGGCGCGCCACGAGGGCGCCGCCCAGGTCCTGGATCGCGTACGCGCCCGCCTTGTCGAGGGGCGCGCCCGACGCGACGTAGGCATCGAGCGTCGCGTCAGGGTAGCGCGCCATCAGGACCCGGCTCACGACTGCCCGCGAGGCCTCCCGGCCCTGCCCGGCCTCCACCACGGCGATCCCGGTGATCACCTCGTGCTCCCGCCCGCGGAGGCGCTGGAGCATCGCGCGCGCCTCCTCGGGCCCGGCGGGCTTGCCGAGCGCCTCGCCGTCCAGGACGACGACCGTGTCCGCCCCGAGGACGATGCCCTCGGCCACTCGGGCGGCGACGGCGCGCGCCTTGCGCGCGGCCAGCCGGGCGACGGCCTCGGGCGTCGGGTCCCCGTCGAGCGTCTCGTCGATCTCGCTCGGCACTACCTCGAACTCCCGGACGAGCCTCGCGAGCAGCTCGCGACGTCGCGGGGAGCGTGACGCGAGAATGACCTTCAGACGAGCCGGCTCCGGCCGGCTAGAGGCGGCGGAGGGCCAGCGCCGCGATGACGATCCCGACGACGCCGACGAGGTTGATCTTGAGCGCGAGCCCGAAGGTCAGGGCGACGAAGCGGAGGTCGAGTGTCGCGGGAGGCGTCAAGCCGATCGTCGGGCCCCGGCTGATCAGGTCCTGAAGCCGCCCGGCCGGCAGGAGGCTGCCGAGCAACTCGCCGAGCAGGGAGCCGACCAGCAGGCCGGCGATGACCACCAGGAGGATCAGCTTGACGCCGTGGCCCGCCGCCATACGGCCGGGCTCAGGCCATGATCAGGGGGTTCGCGTCAGTGACGACCCGAGTCTGAGCGTCAACGGCCTTTCTGATGAACTTCGGCAGGCTGAAGGCGTGCTGATGGGTCTGGCCGTCCCAGTACGCCAGCGGGCCCGTCACCCGCTCGGCGATGAGCTTGTCCACGGCCGGCGTGTCCTGCCGCCGGGGATCCACCTTCTTCGTGGCCGCGAGGAACCCCCAGGGCGTGCCGAAGCAGGAGATGAAGGTCTGGTAGCCGGCGACGACCGGGAAGACCTCGCGCAGGGTCCGGTGGACGGTGCTGTAGAAGGCCAGCTCGCCGATCTTCGTCATGCCGGCCTGCATCGTCATCGCCCCGGCCGGGGTCAGCCGGTCGCGGACGAGCGTGTAGAATTCCTTGGTGAAGAGCATGCACGCCGGCCCCTCATCGAGGGGCTCGACGAGGTCCACGGTGATGAAGTCGAAGCGCTCGGAGGTCTTCTCGAGGTAGCCGCGGGCGTCCTCCGTCCGGACCTCGGTGCGCTTGTCGTCGAACGCCCCCCGGTGCATCTCCGGCAGGTGCTTCTTGCAGAGCTCCACCACCTCGCCGTCGATGTCCACCATGACGGCCCGGGCGATCGAGGGATACTTCAGGACCTCCCGGAGGGTGGCGCCCTCCCCACCGCCGATGACCAGGGCGCTCCGCGGGGCGCCGTCGGTGGCCAGGAGCCCGGGGTGGACCAGGGCCTCGTGGTAGATGAACTCGTCAGCCTGGCTGGACTGGATCCTGCCGTCGAGGATCAGGACTTTCCCGTAGGAGGTCGTCTCCATGATCTCGACGTGCTGAAACTTCGTCTGGGCCTCCACGACCGTCCGCTTGATGGCGTGCATGTGGCCTTCGGCGGGGGTCGTGGTCTCGAAGAACCACTTGTAGCCCTGCGGGTTGATCACCTGCCGGCGGCGAAGGCCTTGTTCACGATGGGCACCGAGGAGTTGAGGAACATGCCCCGCTGCATCTCGACGACCGAGGTGCGCTCGGCGGAGAACTGCTCGACCAGGTAGCAGGCGGCCACCTCGGGCTGCAGGGTGTCGCCGCAGGAGAAGATGTCCACGGCCGCGTAGCGGTACTCCGGCCAGGTGTGGATGGAGAGATGGGACTCGGCGATGACGACCACGCCGCTGATACCGAAGGGGTTGAACTCATGGAAGACGACGTCGACGATCGTGGCCTGGGCCCGTCTCGCTGCCTCGACCAGGGCCCCCTTCACGGCCTCGAGGCTGTTGATCACGTCGGTGTCGCAATCAAACAGCTCGAGAAGCAGGTGTCGTCCCAGGGCGTTCAATCGAGTGGCCCTCCCTTCTGCGATCCGGCCATCTACCGCACCTCTCCTGCGACGCGGTCATCGCGTCGCCGTTCCGCGCCGAAAAAATTTCGCTCTATGACAAAAACTTGATTCACTGTATGGCCCACGTTTTTCGATTGCAAGAAAAAAACACCATTTCGGGCCCCGTCGGCGGCCCGGAAGGCGGCTCGCGGCGCCCGCGCGACGCCGCTCCGAGCCCCTGCCGCGGCCCCCGATCCGCACTTTCCTCTTGCATCCGGTCGCGCGGCCGGTAGAGTGACGAAGGATCGATGTCGAAGACGGTCACGATGGCGGCGGCGGCGGTCGGCAGCGCGGAAGGCGGCTCTCCGCTCAACGCCTTCGACAACGCGCTGCTGG includes these proteins:
- the speD gene encoding adenosylmethionine decarboxylase — protein: MNALGRHLLLELFDCDTDVINSLEAVKGALVEAARRAQATIVDVVFHEFNPFGISGVVVIAESHLSIHTWPEYRYAAVDIFSCGDTLQPEVAACYLVEQFSAERTSVVEMQRGMFLNSSVPIVNKAFAAGR
- a CDS encoding Maf family protein — protein: MKVILASRSPRRRELLARLVREFEVVPSEIDETLDGDPTPEAVARLAARKARAVAARVAEGIVLGADTVVVLDGEALGKPAGPEEARAMLQRLRGREHEVITGIAVVEAGQGREASRAVVSRVLMARYPDATLDAYVASGAPLDKAGAYAIQDLGGALVARLDGSYSNVVGLPLEETRELLEGFGVPVSAPRAP
- a CDS encoding ABC transporter substrate-binding protein yields the protein MLALIALLQSLTLAVSGPATSPEYLPIRVAEAEGYFTQEGLAVTLKTTRAESGAAEALAQGQADLAATTLEALLRFGPRLPGQTPRLVYGLSAAPPVALLTAIPHAQTVRSVEDLAGLRVGVTTPGAPEHAWFGWLLARHGVSLADVHLLSVGARGLVGAIDSGELHAALVPEPLASRLIGEGRAKLLADFRTPAAVAAALGKQTVNAALFVRADRRPRDSVLTALAKALLAAEERIRTASASALAAKLDRRVTGAQDEFEARLETARACAIADGRVTVEDVEQTVTIVRAHTPLPATLRIPRPEHMLHPEPLQKALKARAAR
- a CDS encoding DUF4321 domain-containing protein; its protein translation is MAAGHGVKLILLVVIAGLLVGSLLGELLGSLLPAGRLQDLISRGPTIGLTPPATLDLRFVALTFGLALKINLVGVVGIVIAALALRRL
- the speE gene encoding polyamine aminopropyltransferase, whose translation is MINPQGYKWFFETTTPAEGHMHAIKRTVVEAQTKFQHVEIMETTSYGKVLILDGRIQSSQADEFIYHEALVHPGLLATDGAPRSALVIGGGEGATLREVLKYPSIARAVMVDIDGEVVELCKKHLPEMHRGAFDDKRTEVRTEDARGYLEKTSERFDFITVDLVEPLDEGPACMLFTKEFYTLVRDRLTPAGAMTMQAGMTKIGELAFYSTVHRTLREVFPVVAGYQTFISCFGTPWGFLAATKKVDPRRQDTPAVDKLIAERVTGPLAYWDGQTHQHAFSLPKFIRKAVDAQTRVVTDANPLIMA